One part of the Pecten maximus chromosome 9, xPecMax1.1, whole genome shotgun sequence genome encodes these proteins:
- the LOC117333984 gene encoding very long-chain acyl-CoA synthetase-like — MAFRRKFSARHYWDDCRKYKVTVVHYIGELFRYILKVPESPLDGVHNIRIAMGNGLRLDIWKKFQDRFKIPMIVEHFGATEGTSLTLNLTNKVGAVGRISPLMRLASKYKLSVQIRVIRYDRVKEEPIRGKDGLCIDCGAGEEGLIISAVPETTTEFYVGSKSINEKKFLRDVFVKGDAYFNFGDIVFVDKDYYLYFRDRLGDTFRWKSENVSTREVAEVLSTLSFIQDVNVYGVEVPDNDGRAGMAAILLKDHSTSTPEVLQQIYRKCANSLPNYARPLFLRFPTNFEVTQTMKHRKVDLVKEGYNPDIISDPVYCVDVKNKTYSPLESASYHQVIKSRL; from the exons ATGGCATTCCGTCGAAAGTTTTCCGCCCGCCATTACTGGGATGACTGCCGGAAGTACAAGGTCACAGTCGTACATTATATTGGAGAACTCTTTAGGTATATTCTTAAAGTTCCGGAA TCACCACTTGATGGCGTCCACAACATCCGAATTGCGATGGGTAACGGTCTTCGATTGGATATATGGAAGAAATTCCAGGACAGATTCAAAATCCCGATGATCGTAGAACATTTTGGGGCTACAGAAGGGACATCACTCACTCTGAACCTCACCAACAAAGTCGGGGCCGTCGGAAGAATATCCCCGCTAATG CGCCTTGCTTCCAAATACAAACTGAGTGTACAAATACGTGTGATACGCTATGATAGGGTCAAAGAGGAGCCAATCAGAGGAAAGGACGGATTATGCATCGACTGCGGCGCAG GTGAGGAAGGCCTGATAATATCTGCTGTACCCGAAACTACGACAGAATTTTATGTTGGGTCCAAGTCTATCAATGAGAAAAAGTTCCTCAGGGATGTTTTCGTCAAAGGCGACGCCTACTTCAACTTCGGGGACATAGTTTTCGTTGACAAAGATTATTATCTGTACTTTCGGGACAGACTTGGGGATACATTTCG TTGGAAAAGTGAGAACGTGTCAACACGGGAGGTAGCTGAGGTGTTGAGTACATTGAGTTTTATACAAGATGTCAACGTGTACGGTGTCGAGGTACCAG ATAATGATGGAAGGGCAGGAATGGCAGCCATTCTCCTAAAAGATCACTCAACCAGTACACCGGAAGTACTACAACAAATCTACCGGAAATGTGCTAACTCACTTCCAAACTATGCCAGACCTTTATTTCTGAGGTTCCCAACCAATTTTGAGGTCACACAGACAATGAAGCATAGGAAGGTAGACCTTGTTAAAGAGGGTTACAATCCAGACATCATAAGCGACCCTGTCTACTGTGTTGACGTAAAAAACAAAACGTATTCTCCTCTTGAGTCTGCGTCTTACCACCAAGTCATAAAGTCGAGGCTATAG